In Trichoderma asperellum chromosome 1, complete sequence, a single window of DNA contains:
- a CDS encoding uncharacterized protein (EggNog:ENOG41~SECRETED:SignalP(1-30)): MITLFPNSIYYIWTLPLSLIFSQVPPPADSAPTMSWFQKQITLPAQSRGSYLITDQIVSALPELKGYKVGLLNLFVQHTSCALSLNENWDEDVRTDMSDALDRIAPDFGAKGEALYRHDAEGPDDMPAHIKSALIGASVTVPIQNGKLATGTWQGIWYLEFRASKHQRRIVATIQGEKA; encoded by the exons ATGATCACACTGTTTCCCAATTCAATCTACTATATCTGGACTCTTCCTCTCAGCCTCATCTTCTCACAAGTGCCACCACCTGCAGATTCTGCCCCCACCATGTCTTGGTTCCAGAAGCAAATCACACTACCAGCCCAATCGCGTGGCTCATATCTCATCACGGACCAGATAGTGTCTGCGCTCCCAGAGTTAAAAGGCTACAAGGTTGGATTGCTGAATCTATTCGTCCAACACACAAGCTGTGCCCTAAGCCTGAACGAGAATT GGGATGAGGATGTTAGAACAGACATGAGCGATGCTCTCGACCGCATTGCGCCAGATTTCGGGGCCAAAGGAGAGGCCCTGTACCGACATGA CGCTGAAGGCCCTGATGATATGCCG GCTCATATCAAATCAGCACTTATCGGTGCCAGTGTCACCGTTCCAATCCAGAATGGCAAGTTG GCCACGGGAACATGGCAGGGAATCTGGTACTTGGAATTCAGGGCAAGTAAACACCAGCGTCGCATCGTGGCAACAATTCAGGGAGAAAAGGCATAA
- a CDS encoding uncharacterized protein (EggNog:ENOG41) — translation MAPDTPKGVSSRLLTMKFMQRAVASASSSPQADDSSQSSKKRKLKHPAATAAEERVSALIDQASIKAALEDQEAKRQAALAQHTASGAHWVLNTKLDKLNTSAPSKPSLNVVYVGYGDIDSDDESGGEDAAQSGRTSTRKPKEVEDQKPTSEREDDSNDESSSDGGDSTLKRKERHSDAGDGSSRSRSQSRPRTRINDESKRAKDFREKRKKKELSLNKITSISSGGASSSASSACYICKQPGHKAANCPKGGSKRS, via the exons ATGGCTCCAGACACGCCTAAAGGGGTCTCTTCGAGACTCTTAACGATGAAATTCATGCAACGAGCTGTTGCATCGGCTTCATCGTCGCCACAAGCAGATGACAGCTCTCAATCTTCGAAAAAACGAAAGTTGAAACACCCAGCGGCCACCGCAGCAGAAGAAAGAGTTAGCGCATTGATCGACCAAGCATCGATCAAGGCAGCGCTTGAAGATCAAGAGGCGAAGCGACAGGCAGCGCTTGCCCAACACACCGCGAGCGGCGCGCATTGGGTTTTGAATACAAAGCTGGACAAATTGAATACCAGCGCGCCTTCAAAGCCTTCTCTGAACGTTGTCTATGTTGGCTACGGAGATATCGATTCAGATGACGAGTCTGGCGGCGAAGACGCCGCGCAGAGTGGACGGACTTCGACGCGAAAGCCCAAGGAAGTCGAAGATCAA AAACCCACTTCCGAGAGAGAAGACGACTCAAACGATGAATCATCTAGTGATGGCGGGGATTCGACTTTAAAGCGCAAAGAAAGACATTCAGATGCTGGAGACGGCTCAAGTCGCTCTCGCTCACAATCGCGGCCGAGAACTAGAATCAACGACGAAAGTAAAAGGGCCAAAGACTTCCGTGAAaagcgaaagaagaaggagcttTCACTGAACAAGATCACCTCCATATCATCTGGGGGTGCTAGCAGCTCAGCCTCCTCTGCATGCTACATCTGCAAGCAGCCTGGACATAAGGCCGCTAACTGTCCCAAAGGTGGCTCCAAGCGATCATga